The Archangium primigenium genomic interval AGGAGGTTCTGGTCGCTACTGCGAAGTGCAGTCGCCCACGCCTCCACCCCGGCCCAGCGCTTCGCGAGCTTCGCTCCGTCGGGCTCAAGGGCCACCAGCCGATACCATTCACCAAAGTTCTTGTGCATGTGCGCGGCTCTCCCGGCTACTTCGAGGTCTCAAAAGGGTTGAAAGGCGCCGGATCAGCGTGACGTTTTTCGGTCTCGTCCCACAACTTCGCGAGGAGACCGCTCGCTGCCGCACGCTTGAAAAGTTCGCGGAACAGAGCCTCGTCGCTCAATGCGCGGTCCTCGTCAGTCAGGAGGTTGAGGGTGTTCGCGATCGCAATCTGATGGCGGAACGGCAACGTGAGGAATCGGAACGTGAGCCTGCGCTCGTGGATCAGTGGCGGCATGGCCTCGGTGTCCTTCGCCGTCGTCTCCGCGGCGACGGCGGCCGACATCGCGCTAAGCCCCCGGACATGAATGTTGTACACCTGAGGCATGGCGCTGCTGAAGGTGACGGAGCAAGAGCGTCGGCGGCTATGGGAGATAGCCCGGGCCGCTGACGCTGGGTGGAGAGAGCGCGAGCGCGTGGACATGGTGCTGCTGGCCGATGAGGGCTGGAGTGCACCGCGCATCGCTCGGCACCTGGGCCGGTGCGCGGCCACGGTGCGCCGGGTGTTGCGCTCCTTCGTCCAAGACGGCCCAGAAGCCCTCTTCGCGCGTCTGGCGGGCAGGAAGCCCGACAGGGCGCACCGCCAGCGGGTGGAAGCCTCGCTGCATGCGTTGTTGTCCCAGCCTCGCTCGTGGACAGCCGGGCAGTTGGCCAGCGCACTCGAGGGCGAGGGTCTTCACCTGGGGCCGCGGCAGGTGCGTCGCTATCTCGGGAGCATGGGCGCGGGCTGGCGGCGCACGCGGCTGACGCTCACGCACAAACAGGACGCCCAGGCCGTCGCCCAGGCACGCCAGGCGCTCTTCCGGCTCAAAAAAAGCCCGCGCTCAGAGGATAAATCTCTACTTCCTGGATGAGTGCGGGTTTTCGCCCACCCAAGCCGTGGGCTACAGCTGGGCAGAAGTCGGCAGCCGTCGAGACGTCCCCTACGAGGCGCCTCGGCGCCGACGTGTCAATGCGCTCGTCGCCTACTGCCCGACAGGCCGTCGACGCGGTTTACGCTTCCGACGCTGGGCACGCACCATCACCGCGCGAGATACCCTGGACTTTCTCTTGTCGCTCGCCGACCCGGGCGGGGTCCCCACCTGGGTGGTGCTCGACAATGGGAACATCCACCGCTGCCGCCTGGTATGCCGCGCCCTGCCGCGCTTGCGACGGCTGGGCGTCCATCTCTTCTACCTGCCGGCCTATTCTCCTGAACTCAACGACGTGGAAGCTGTCTTCGGCGTCATCAAGGCTCAGGAGCTTCCCGAACGCAGCTACCGCACTCTCGATGCTCTGCTCACCGCGGTGCAGCAGGCCCTGCGCCGCTACCACCATCGGCTGCGGCGCAGGTGTACATAATTCATGTCCGGGGGCTTAGCGGCCCCTGTCATCATCGGAGCATCGACGGCGGGCGGCGCCTTGCGTGCTGGTCGGGGACAGTCCTGCCAGACGTAGTTGTGGTATGGCTGGTTGGTGTTTCTATCCTGGTCAGCGAGGAAGTGGTGGTCGACCTTGTGCCATCGCCGCTGGAACAGCCGAACACCGAGTCGTTGGTCATCGAGCCGCGAGATTTCGATGACGTTGTACATCGGATCCCAGCTGTCATCGTCTCGCTCAGGATGCATCGCCCCTGCGGTGACCCGGAGCGTCTTGTTAATCTCCTGCACGCGCTGCGAGTGCTTGTGCCCGAAGAGTTGCATTCGGACTTTCGACTCGAGGTGGCTGACCACCGTGTCCTGGTCCTGGAGCCACTCAGGTGGGTGATGGCAGAGCGTCAGGTACTCGACCCCGTCGCTGCGGTGGACGTTCACCTGGGCTTGGCCGAGAACGATGTTGTTCTTCGCGTCGTGCTGATTCGAGACGAGAGCGCTGCAGAGGCCTCGCAGTCTGATGACGGTCCCGCACGGCAGCGTGAGGTCTCGCTCCCAGTAAGGCTTTGCCGCTGAGATCGAGCACTGAAAGCGCGCCGCGAAAGTGTTGTAATCAGCGAGCGGAGCAAGGAGGGCCTTCGCCGAGTTCTCGTCGCTGAGGATCTCGCGGAGCTCCTTGTCGAGCCCAGGCCCCCGCTTGGCGCGAATGCTCTCGTGCAGAGTCTTCGTGACCTTGCTGTTCGCGATCTTGCGGTCGACGTCGTGGTTTCCGGGCACGACCCACACGCTCTCGTCGGGACACCTGATGGCGCGGCAGAACTCGCGGAGCCAGGATGCGGCACGATCGTATTCAGCGCGCTGACCGGAGAACGCGATGTCGCCCGTCACAAAGACGCCGGTCGCTCCTCCAAGTTCCTGCGTGAGCGCGGCGGCATCGCGGAGAAGCTCATGCCGCACGCCGTGGTCCAGGTCGTGGATGGACATTCCCGACGTGCCGGTGAAGTGGATGTCCGAGAGATGTACGAGGACGAGCTTCTCCATAAGGTCAGCCCCCAGGGCCTTCATCGCGGCGGTCTTCGCGTCGCCGAAGAAAATCGGGACGACATGATCCACGATGTCGGCGCTGACGTCGAGGAAGTTCCGCTTGTCTCGACGCGGGAAGAACGAGCTTCGCGCCGTTTCTTCTTCGCCACCTGCAGGGGAGCGGCGAGCGAGCGAGCGGGCTTGATGTTTCCCTGAACGCTGAGGTCGCCGAGGATGAGGAGAGCGGGGCTGACAGGCACATTTCGCAGCGCCGAGTAGGCGGCGACGAAGAAGGCGACGCCGAACTCGGCCTCGACGTCGCGCGCGAAGCCCAGCCCGGACTTCTGGATATGCAGGAAGCTGAAGGCGCGCTGGACGGGCTCCTTCATAGAAACTCCCTCGAAGCGTCCACGCGGGCCTCCGAGGAGTAGTGATACAGTAGCGCTAACCGCAGCGCGCGACAGCTGCCGAAGCCGAAATATAGCCGTTCACGTAGTGGAACTGGTGCTGCGTCACCCCCAGCGCCCCTCGATCCGTGCGCTGCACCTGGGCATGATCCGCTGACGTGGCTCTCCCGCACTTTATGTGCTTTGCCTGCGGCAGGCGGGCAAGCTGTCCCTCCGGTAACCAGCTGAATTCGCGCGGGATACACGTAAACTGCGGAAGCACCACAAAAGCGGATCAATCCCAAACCGCCATCGCTCGCTCCTGTCCAACAGTTGCTCAGTCCTCGGAGTCATCCCGCCACTCCTCCGAGTTCAGCTCCTCCGGAAGCGGCGCGATCATCAGGTACCACCGCCCGGAGTCCGACTGGACGGCCATGAAGCCCTTGCCGGCGATCTTCACGCGCTCCTTGTGCTGAGCGGTCCCGCTGGCGAGCCAGGCATCGGCCTCGTCCCGCGTCGCGAACTCATGAGACACCTCGACCGTGAATGAAGTGTCGACACACCATCTGCGGTATTTGGCCAGTTCATCCACCTTGCCACTCTCGCGGATATAGAGCAGCGCGATCTGCGCGATCTTCGCGGCCTCTCGTTCTTTGAGTCCCTCCGCGTAATTCTCGATGACAGAGGACATCAAATCGATCGTTTCATCCAGGTCGAATCCCAGTTCACGTGTCATGCATCACTCAGAGAGCCTAACTCAACCGCCGGACGAGGATGAGGCAACAGGCGAGCTGGAGGAAGGCGAAGTGGATGTCGTCGCGCACTTCGTAGCGGATGACGAGGCGGCGGAAGAACTTCAACCAGGCGAAGGTCCGTTCCACCACCCACCGGTGGCGACCCAGGCGAGTGGAGGACTCCACGCCCCGGCGAGCAATTCTCGGTTGGATGTGCCGCTGACGAAGACCCTGGCGCACACGCGGATAATCGTAACCCTTGTCCGCGTGCAATTTACCGGGCCGCCTGCGCGACGCGCCCCGCGGCGACTTCACGCGAGGAATCTCGTCCACGAGCGGCAGCGCCTCGCGACTGTCATGCGTGTTGGCTGGAGTGAGCGACTCGGCCAGCGGCAGGCCCGCGCCGTCGGTCACCAGGTGGTGCTTGCTGCCCGGACGCCCTCGGTCCGTCGGGTTGGGACCGGTGAGTAGACCCCCCTTTTTGCCGGCACCGACGTGGAGTCGATGGCGGCTCGTTTCCAGTCAATCAGCTCCTGGCCTCCCAACTCCGCCTCCAGCAGTCGCTGCAGTCGTTCCCACACTCCCGCTTCGGCCCAATCGCGCAGGCGCCGCCAACACGTCATGCCGCACACGCCGAACACCTCGGCGGGCAGCGACTCCCAGGGGATGTTGACCTTGAGGACGAAGATGATGCCGCGCAGCGCGAGCCGGTCCTCCTTCCAGGGCCGTCCACCCTTGGGTTGCGGAGGATGGACGGGCAGCAGGTCCTTCACTCGGACCCACAGGGCGTCCGGCAGCAGTTC includes:
- a CDS encoding helix-turn-helix domain-containing protein, encoding MALLKVTEQERRRLWEIARAADAGWRERERVDMVLLADEGWSAPRIARHLGRCAATVRRVLRSFVQDGPEALFARLAGRKPDRAHRQRVEASLHALLSQPRSWTAGQLASALEGEGLHLGPRQVRRYLGSMGAGWRRTRLTLTHKQDAQAVAQARQALFRLKKSPRSEDKSLLPG
- a CDS encoding IS630 family transposase, with product MDECGFSPTQAVGYSWAEVGSRRDVPYEAPRRRRVNALVAYCPTGRRRGLRFRRWARTITARDTLDFLLSLADPGGVPTWVVLDNGNIHRCRLVCRALPRLRRLGVHLFYLPAYSPELNDVEAVFGVIKAQELPERSYRTLDALLTAVQQALRRYHHRLRRRCT
- a CDS encoding metallophosphoesterase; the protein is MDHVVPIFFGDAKTAAMKALGADLMEKLVLVHLSDIHFTGTSGMSIHDLDHGVRHELLRDAAALTQELGGATGVFVTGDIAFSGQRAEYDRAASWLREFCRAIRCPDESVWVVPGNHDVDRKIANSKVTKTLHESIRAKRGPGLDKELREILSDENSAKALLAPLADYNTFAARFQCSISAAKPYWERDLTLPCGTVIRLRGLCSALVSNQHDAKNNIVLGQAQVNVHRSDGVEYLTLCHHPPEWLQDQDTVVSHLESKVRMQLFGHKHSQRVQEINKTLRVTAGAMHPERDDDSWDPMYNVIEISRLDDQRLGVRLFQRRWHKVDHHFLADQDRNTNQPYHNYVWQDCPRPARKAPPAVDAPMMTGAAKPPDMNYVHLRRSRWW
- a CDS encoding IS5 family transposase (programmed frameshift), which gives rise to MTRELLPDALWVRVKDLLPVHPPQPKGGRPWKEDRLALRGIIFVLKVNIPWESLPAEVFGVCGMTCWRRLRDWAEAGVWERLQRLLEAELGGQELIDWKRAAIDSTSVPAKRGGLLTGPNPTDRGRPGSKHHLVTDGAGLPLAESLTPANTHDSREALPLVDEIPRVKSPRGASRRRPGKLHADKGYDYPRVRQGLRQRHIQPRIARRGVESSTRLGRHRWVVERTFAWLKFFRRLVIRYEVRDDIHFAFLQLACCLILVRRLS